GCCGCGTTCGCTCGCTACGGTCGTACGGTCGGGCAGGTACTGCTGACCGCGCATGACATTTCGATGCGGGCCCAGCACACCAACGCCCAGCGCACCCTGGACCGGTTGCGCGCGCTGCGGGCGGTGGCGATCGTCAACGAAAACGACACGGTGGCCACCAACGAGATCCGGTTCGGCGATAACGACCGCCTGTCGGCGCTGGTGGCTCACCTGGTGGGCGCCGAGGCGCTGGTGCTGCTCTCCGACATCGACGGCCTCTACGACAAGGATCCGCGAAAGACCAAGGGAGCCCACTTCATTCCCGAGGTGGCCGCATCGTCGGACCTTGTCGGTGTGGTGGCCGGTCCGGGCAGCGCGTTGGGCACCGGCGGCATGGCGTCGAAGATGTCCTCGGCGCTGCTGGCCGCCGATGCCGGGGTGCCGGTGCTGCTGGCCGCGGCGTCGGATGCCGCGACGGCGCTCACGGACGCCTCGTCGGGCACGGTGTTCGCCGCCCGGCCCGCGCGGATGTCGGCCCGCCGGTTCTGGGTGCGCTATGCCGCCGAGTCCACCGGTTCGCTCAGCCTCGACGCGGGCGCAGTGCGTGCGGTGGTGCAGCAACGCCGCTCCCTGCTGGCCGCCGGCATCACTGCGGTGACGGGCCGGTTCTACGGGGGCGACGTCGTCGAATTGCACGGACCGGACGCGACCATGGTGGCCCGCGGCGTGGTCGCCTACGACGCGGCCGAGCTGGCGACCATGATGGGACGGTCGACCTCCGAGCTGCCCGACGAGCTGCGCCGGCCCGCGGTGCATGCCGACGACCTGGTCGCCGTCTGACGCATCAGGGCGCTGACAGCGGCTTGAGATACAAAGTGGCCCAGATGATTTCGGACAACGTCGTGGCCAGTTCGGCGTCATAGGAGCTCGGCGCGCCCGGCAGATTCTGCTGGCACGCCCGCTCGGCCATCCACGTCAAAGCGCTGGCCGTGGTGGCCGCGGATAGCTCCGGGCGGATCGAACCGTCGGCCTGGCCCTCGTCGATCACGCGGGTCAATCGCCCGGTGATCGCGGTCAACAGATTGCGGTACGTCGCGCCGACTACCGGGTCGTAGCCCGACATTTCGTTCAGCGCGACGAGCACCGGCTGATGGCGGCGATAGCTGGCCACCAGGCTCGTCATGGCCGCGCGCACATCGGCCGGATCGTGGCGTCCCGCTACGCTCCACCACCGATTCGCGCTTTCAGCCAGATCGGCGAACACCTGGCCGGCGAGCCGGCGCAGCAGGTGGCCCTTGTCCTCGAAGTAGATGTAGAAGCTCGCCCGCGAGATCCCGGCCTCCGTCGACAGCCGGTCCACGCTGAGCTCGGTGAAACTGGCCCCGCCGAGCATCAGCCGCTCGGTGGCGTCGAGCAGGCGGCGCTCCATCTCCTCACGCCGCTGCTGGCGCGACTGCTCGCGCCTGGGCTGCGGCTTGCGGGTAACCGAGGGCATTTGCCGAGCATAACCGACATTTCAACATCTTGACTAGACATAGTGTCTAGGCATAATGTTCGACGCAGTTTGATGACGTGATGGAGGGCAAACGATGGCAGTACTGACCGGGCGGTCCGGCCGTCCACGCGCCTACGACGCGATTGATCTGTCCTCGCGCGAGTTCTGGTCGACGACGGCCGCCGACCGGGAGCGCTCGTTTGCGGTGTTGCGGGCCGAGCGGCCGGTGAGCTGGCATCCCCCCGTCCAAGACGCCCTGATGCCGGACCCCGACGACCCCGGCTATTGGGCGGTCACCCGGCGCGCGGACATCGTCACGGTCAGCCGCGACAGCGACGCCTTCCTGTCCGGCCAGGGGGTGATGTTCGAGAGCATTCCGGTGGAGCTGCTCGAGGCGTCCCAGTCGTTCCTGGCGATGGACCCGCCGCGGCACACCAAGCTGCGCAAGCTCGCCCACGCCGCGTTCACGCCGCGGCAGGTCCGCCGCATCGAGGAATCGATCCAGGCGAACGCGAAGACGATCGTGGCGGAGCTCCGCGACGCCGGCAGCGGCGCGGATTTCGTCGACCTCTGCGCCAAGGAGCTGCCCATCCGCACGCTGTCGGACATGGTGGGCATCCCGGAGTCCGAGCGCGAGCGCATGGCCCACGCCACCGACGCGCTGGTGTCGTGGGCCGACCCCGACTTTCTCAATGGGCGCCCCGCACTGGAGGTCATCTTCGAACAGCAGATGTACCTGCACCAGGTCGTCGGCACGCTGGCCGCGCAGCGCCGCGAGAAGCCGGGCGAAGACCTCATCAGCAGCCTGGTGCATGCCGAGGTGGACGGCGACCGGTTGACCGACGCGGAGGTGGCCGCGTTCTTTGTGTTGCTTTCGGTGGCGGGCAATGACACCACGCGTCAGACCATGAGCCACACCATGAAAGCGCTCACTGACTTCCCGGACCAAAGAGCTTGGCTGCTAGCTGATTACGAGAACAGGATCGGCGTGGCGGTTGAGGAGTTCGTTCGTTGGGCGACACCGGTCATGACCTTCCGCCGCACGGCGGCAACCGATTTCGAGCTCGGCGGCCAGAGGATCGCGGCGGGCGAGAAGGTGGTGATGTTCTATTCGTCGGGCAACTGGGACACCGATGCCTTCCAGCACCCGGATCAATTCCAGTTGGGCCGCAGCCCCAATTCCCATGTCGGATTCGGCGGCGGCGGACTGCATTTCTGCCTCGGTGCCCACGTGGCGCGCGCGCAACTGCGCGCCTTCTTCGGTGAGCTGCTGCGTCAGCTGCCCGACATTCAGGCGAGCGAGGCGACGTACGTGGCGGGTAACTTCGTGCACGCCGTGCGCAGCCTGCCCTGCACGTTTTAGTGCAGGGCCAGCGGCGCCAGCTCGTCGGCAAGCAGCACCAGCAGTTCCGAGCACCCGCCGTCGAGTTTGACGGTGGCCAGTTCGTCACCGCGGGTGGGTCCGCGGTTGACGATGGCGACCGGGATGCCGCGTGCGGCAGCGTGCCGCACGAATCGGTAGCCGGAGAATACGGTCAGCGAAGATCCAGCGACCAGCAGCGCGTCCGACTCATCAATCAGTGAAAAAGCTTGTATCACAGTATCTTTAGGAACGCTTTCGCCGAAGTAGACGATGTCGGGCTTGAGCATGCCGGTGCAGCGCGGACAGTCCAGATAGTGAAATGACGTGGTATCGGCGACGACGGCGTCGGCGTCGGGTGCCACCGCCAGGCCACCGATGGCCTCGGCGCGTTCGATGAATCCCGGGTTGAGTGCCTCGAGTTCGTCGGCCAACGCGGCGCGACTCGTGGTGTGGCCGCAGCTCAGGCAGATCACCTGCGCGTAGGTGCCGTGCAGATTGATCACGTTGGCACTGCCGGCCTTGGTGTGCAGCAGATCGACGTTTTGGGTGACCACGCCGGTCACCACCCCGGCAAGCTCTAGCGCGGCCAGCGCCCGATGCCCCGCATTCGGCTGCGTCGCGTCCATGTGCCGCCAGCCCACGTGGTTTCGGGCCCAGTACCGCTGCCGGAACGCCGGATCCGAGGTGAACTGACGAATCGTCATCGGGTTACTTGGTGGCGAATCTGGTCCCCGGTAGTCGGGAATGCCCGAGTCGGTGGAAATCCCCGCGCCGGTCAGCACCGCGATCCGGCGTCCAGCCAACAGCGCGACCAGTTCCGGAGATTCGGGTTGGCGAGGCACGTATTCGAGAGTACGGGCCCATCAACCAGCGATGCCGACGCCAGTGGGGTAGTCGACTACTCATCCCGGTAGTGCGGGCGCGTACCGATAATTGACGCCTCTGCACGGAAAGGCGGGATCATGTCCGAATCCCAGTCGCCGCGGGTGGAAACCTGCGACCTTTGCATCATCGGAGCCGGCATCGCCGGGCTGAACGCTCTGTTCGCGGCCAGCCGGTACCTGTCGCGGGACCAGAAGGTGATCCTGCTCGATCGTCGGCCGCGCCCGGGCGGCATGTGGGTCGATGTGTATTCGTATGTGCGCCTGCATCAACCGCATCCGATGTTTACCGCGGGAAACATCGAGTGGACCCTCAACCAGGACCGCGCTCACCTGGCGACCAAAAGGGAGGTGCTCGATCACCTTCGGTACTGCGTCGACGTGATCGCCGAACGCGTGCCGGTCGACGAGTACTTCGGCTGGGAATTCGAGTCTCAGGAGGAAGCGAACGGAGTCGTGCGGGCCACCTGTCGGGCTGCTGACGGCCGGATGCTCGTGGTGGAGGCCAAGCGATTGATCAAGGCGTTTGGTCTAGCAGTCACGCCCAACCAACCTCTGGACATCTCCAGCAAACGGGTCCATTCGGTGTCGCCTGACTATTGCGACATCCGGTCGGGCGACATCAGGGAAAGCCGTGCGCCGGTGTGGATCATCGGTGGCGGGAAGACCGCGATGGACACCGCTCACGCACTGATTACGGCCTACCCCGGTCGCGAGGTCAATCTGGTCGCCGGCCGAGGAACATTCTTCTCCAGCCGCGACCGGCTCTTACCGAGTGGCTCCCGGAGGTGGTGGACGGGCGCCGTGCCGAGCACTGTTGCCGCCCAGCTGAGTCGCCGGTTCGACGGCACGAACGAATCGGAGGTCCAGGATTGGTACCGCGCAACCTATGGGACGTTCTTGACGCCGCAATCGGACAACTTTGTGTTGGGGGTGTTGTCGGAGGCGGAGAACGACACGATCTCCGCCGGTCTCAACGATGTCGTCATGGACTATCTCGAAGATGTCGTCGATTGCAACGGCACGACCGAGTTGCTACTCCGAAGCGGGTCGACGAAGACGATCGAGCCGGGCAGCTGGGTGGTCAACTGCACGGGATACCTCAAAGTCACCGATGGACACCCGTACGAGCCCTACGTTTCGCCCAGTGGCGCAGTCGTTTCGATCAATGTGCGCTCGGCTGTCCTGCATCTGCCCGCATTCATGGGGTACTTCCTGGGTCATCTGCTGTTCTTGGACAAGCTCCGGGAGATCCCACTTTATGAACTCGACTGGCAGGGACTCAGGGACAAGGCGCCGATGGCATTCCCATATGTGCTTTTCGCGCTCGTCCAGCACAACCTCAGCCTGATCTATGACAACGTCCCACGAGCTGTGTTCAGCGAGAACTGTCTTGATTTCGACAAGTGGTACCCGCTGCCGCGCCGCTTGCCGGGCCTGGCACGGTTCGTGTTGACACACCGCCGCGAACGCGAGCGGCAGCGCCGTGTTCTCAATACGGTGCGGGAGCGATTCGACATCCGTTGCGGGCCAATCAGTGAGCAACGCATATCGCGCGCCAAAATGTACCGGTGAGAGTTCGGCGGTGCCCGGCCGCCCCATCGGGGCAGCGCGGGGAATATGTTGGCACATCGAATATTTCGCGGTCTCGTTGATTCACGGCAGCGGAAAGCGACTCGCTGCGGGGCATTTCAGGGGATGAGGATGTAGCTCATTCCCGGGCCCTGTGCGACGCTGCGCGTGTCGAACTGGTGGAAGCCCGTGGTCCGGAATCCGTTGGCCGCGGTGGCCCCGGCACCCATGTTCGTTTCGGTGATCGTGATGTGGTTGCCGTTGACGGCGTCGACCCAGGCGACGTGTCCGACTCCGCCGACGAGCGCGCTGCTGAAGACCACGATGGAGTGGGGCTGCGCTTCGTCCACGACCGTCCAGCCTGCCGCTTGGGCTTGGTTAGCCCAGTCCTCGGCGTTTCCGGTGAGCGCTCTGATGTAGTAGCCGGTATGGGCGTGTATCTGTTCTTGGGCGCCCCACGTGCAGTACCCCTCGTAGTCGCCGCTAAATGGGTTGTGGTCGATCGTGCGGCCTACGCTTGCTGCCGGATCTCCGTTGGCCGGTGGCGGAGCCATTGACGCTCCCAGCGAAAGTGCGCTACTCACGGCGACTGCGGCCATAATTGCGCTGCGCTTCATACGCGTCCTCTCGCCGGCCCATCAACCCGTTACCTTCCTGTTATCGCGGCGAGATCAGAATTCGTTTCACGACGTCGGCTTCGACCGGTCAGTCGCCGGTGCGTTCGAATTTCACGTTTTCGTCATATGAGCCCGCACAGCTATCGGTGCCGCTTACCTGCTTGTGGCCGTGTCCGGTCAACAGCGCGATCGGGTCTTGCGGTGGCTGCGGTAAGGGAAATTCCCAATGGAAGGTCGTCGTGTCCCTTGTTTCCGATTTTTCGCAGGTCCGCTTGGTGTCAAGGTTGAAAACCCATTGACCGTTCGAAAAGTGGTAGATGTCGTACCCGACCTTGCTGATGCAGCGTTCGCCCGTGCGCAGGCAGTCCGTCGTAACAATGGGTTCCCAGGTGCCCGTTTTGTGAGTGTCGAGCGGCGTCTGCGTCGCGTGGTAGCGGCCGTGGAATGCGGTGGCCGGGGACCCGACAGGTGCAGGTTGGCTGGCCGGGTCCGGCAGCGTGTTGACATCAACGTCGCCGATCCGGGTGAAGGTGACGGTGCGCTCGGTCTCGCACTCAGGGGGCCCCGTGGCACGATACTGGCCGCCGATTGTTCCGTCGGGGCGCTGTTGAAGCGTGATGACCGTCCAGTATTCGGCGGGGAACTGGCAGCCGTCGAAGCCCGACACGCCCGGTGGCGGCGAGGCTACCGGGTATGCGCCGACCGCACGCCATTGGCCGCCAACGTCATCGAAGATAAATGACGACTGCAGAGTGGCTCCCCCCGTGGCCGTCGCCATTGCCACACAGCCCGTGGGGCGGCATGCCGAACGGACCGACCACTGCCCGGTTGACGGCGTCCCTCCGTCATCCGGCTTCCCATGGGTGGCCGAGGGACCGAAGTCGGCGCGATACACGCCCGTGAATGGCCCGGTGTTTGGAGCTGCGACCGGCTTCGGGTTATCGGGTGGCTTGTCGGAGGACCCGACGTTGGTGAACGCCATGACGAGTACGACGACGACCGCCGCGACCGCCGCCACGCCGCCCGCCAGCGCGATCCGCCGGCGTTTCTGGCTTCGTCCATCCGCAGCGGGTGGCGTCGAAGGCGAGGTGGCGTCGGTCTGGGGACCGAACTGGGTGGGCGCCGTCGAAGACGCGTAAGCGGTCGCCGGCAGGTGGGGATCTGGCGCCCGCATGGTGGCCGGCTGCGCGGCCGCGGCCAACGGGTGCCCAATGCGGTCGGTGACCGCGTCGCGAGCGGCGTTGGCCAACTCCACCGTGGTCGCATAACGCTGTTCAGGATCTTTGGCCATGCCGGTGGCGATCACCTCGTCGACCTCTACCGGCACGTCGGGTTGGGTGGTTGAGGGTCGAGGCGGCGGGGTGTGCAGATGTGCGGTAATCAGGTGCGCCGCCGAGCTACCGGGAAAAGGCGGCTGCCCGGTGAGAGATTCATAGAGCACACACGCCAACGAGTAGATGTCGGCGCGGGCGTCTTCGTGCGCGGTGGCGTCCAGACGCTCGGGTGCAATGTATTGGAAGGTGCCAATTGTGTCGCCGGACTTGGTCATTCGTGTTTCTTCGATCGCGCGGGCGATACCGAAGTCGATCAGGTAGGCGAAATCATCGTGGTCCAGCAGGATATTGGAGGGCTTGATGTCGCGGTGCAGCAGCCCAACCCGGTGGGCCGCCTGCAGGGCATTGGCGACCTGCTCGATGATGCGTACCGCGCGTACCGGATCCAACGGCCCGTCGGCCAGGACGCTCTGCAGATCGCGACCCTCGATGAGCCGCATATCGACATAGAGCTGGCCGTCGATTTCGCCGTAGTTATGAATCGGGATGACGTGTGGGTTGTTCAGTCGGGCCGCGGCGTGGGCTTCCCGGCGGAAACGCTGTTGGAACTCCTCATCGTCAGACAAGAACGCGGGCAAGAGTTTGATCGCGACAATGCGGTCGGTGCCGGTGTCGTGAGCGCGCCACACCTCGCCCATGCCGCCGCGACCCAACAACTCCACCAAGCGATATCGCCCGAACGGGGTCCCATCCATTTCAGCCTCCCGGCAGCCACGGTCGAGAACACGATAAGTCGGGCGACGGCCTCGTACCCAGGAAATGCAATTCCCGAACCTCGGTGTTTAAGGCCATTCTCATTCCTGGGTCATAGAAAATCGGGTGCGAGGTCGGCGTCCTAGCGCCTCATCGAAGGCGGAGCGGCCGGATCACCAATTGCGATCCCGTTCGCTACTCAGGAATCATCAAGGCATGTCCGTGGTCCGTGCAGGCCTGGCCGAGGGGTTCTACTTTGGCGAGGACGCGGTGTTGTTGGCCTTGGATGTCGAGGGGTTGAGTGCCTTCCTTGTAGCGCAGATTCACGCACAGGAAGAGGGGTCGTCGCGGCTAGACGTCGACGGAACGATTCACCAGTTCCTCATCGAGGGCACTGCGTCCGACATTGAGTTCTATGATGATGACGGCAGAGCGGTGTGGCACCTCAGCGACGCCAAGGCGCAAGAAATTATCGAGCTGTTGACAGACATGAGTCAGCACCCTGGCAGGGGTCACTATTACGTCGATATGTTCACACCCGCAGGGACACTGGTGATTTCGCTCAACGAGTACACCTAGCGGCGGATTGTGCAGCTACCCCTGCTCGTCAACGTGCTCGGGAACCAGCAGGCTTCCGTCGATGCCGTGGCGATTGATCTTCCGCTGGACGGAGCGCAGTAACGGCGCTGCTGCGTCGTCGCGGAAGTTAGTCGCAAAGTCCAGCCCGGAGCCAACCAGGGTGCTTACCCAGGAAACTTCAGTGAGGAAGACAGCGCGGGCCCAGTTGAGCTTGGACAAAGGCTGATGCTGCCCAATGGCGTTCAGGAGCTGTTCGATAAGGGCGTAAAACGTTGCGCGGTCTGCCAGACCCAAAGCTCGGGTCATTACGGATTTGTACTGAATCGAACCGCCATATTCGTTGATGCCGTGAAACAACAGCCGACGCTCATCCTCAGTTAGCTCGATGTCGATGAGCTCCGTCGCGGTCATAGTCTCAGCCTAACGATGTGTCCGGGGATCAATGGTGATCGTCTTCCCAGGGTTCTTCGGCGGCGTCGCCGAGCACGTGGGGTCCGTGCCAGTGCGGGGGTGGTGCCAAAGTGGGTCCAAAGGGTGCGCCGGGTCCACCGGCAATCATCGGTCCTTCCTTAATTGAGGGCGCTGCCGGCGTGGGGCCGGTGCGCCAAGTTCACGGTGGGGAGTTGGGCTGCTTGCGTTGCTCCCCAATCTATTTGGGTGGACAGCCCGACCCTATTCGACTCTTACCCGAGGCAGTCCGCCGCCGACGTCAGCTCCGCAGACATGTTGCTTTCCATCATCTTGCATGCCGCCGCGCCGAGTTCTTCGTCGATGTGGGCGACGGCATCCGTGGGAATGACGACCTGAAAATGGCGCACATAGGCATCCAGCGCGCTGTAGAGGATGCACTGCTCGGTGACCTGTCCGGTCAGAACCAACCGCTCGGTGCCGAGGCGATTGAGTAGGTACGCCAGTGACGTCGAATAGAACGCGCTGTGGCGGACCTTGGTCAGTAGCCGGCTACCCTTGGCCGGCACGATCGGCTCCACCAGGTCGGGCCGGGCGCCGTGGCACGCGGATTCGACGAGGTCGGTGAACTCGGCGGTGAAGTCGCCGTAGTTGTCGTTGACATAGATCAGGTCTACGTCGTCGGATTCACGCGCGCGACGCACCAAATCGGTCAGCGGATCGATGATCTTGTCGACATTGGGTATCAGTGCGTCAGCGTCGGGATGCTGATAGCTGTTCATCATGTCGACCACCAAGACTGCGGTATCACTCATGCCGAGGTGATACCCGGCGCATGCTTGTTGACACTGATCAGGCGACAATGGAAGGGCGATGGACTTTTACAACAGCTACCGCCACGGATTCGTCCGGGTTGCCGCGTGCACGCACCACACCACGATCGGCGACCCGGCGGCCAACGCGGCCTCGGTGTTGCGTCTGGCAGCCCAGTGTCACGACGAGGGTGTCGCGCTGGCCGTCTTCCCGGAACTGACGCTGTCCGGGTACTCCATCGAGGACATCGTCCTACAGGACCTATTGCTCGACGATGTCGAAACCGCGCTGGCCGACATCGTCGCCGCATCTAGCGACCTGCTGCCGATCTTGGTGGTCGGCGCCCCGCTGCGCTACCGGCAGCGGATCTACAACACCGCCGTCGTCATCCACCGCGGCGTGGTGCTCGGCGTGGCGCCCAAGTCCTACCTGCCCACCTACCGCGAGTTCTACGAGCACCGCCAGATCGCGCCTGGCGACGACGAGCACGGCATCATCCGGATCGGCGACATCGAGGCGGCGTTCGGGCCCGATCTGCTGTTCGCGGCTTCCGACTATCCCGATTTCGTCTTGCACGTCGAAATCTGCGAGGACATGTTCGTGCCGATTCCGCCCAGCGCGGAAGCGGCGCTGGCCGGAGCGACGGTGCTGGCCAACCTGTCCGGCAGCCCGATCACGATCGGGCGGGCCGAGGACCGTCGGCTGCTGGCCCGCTCGGCGTCGTCGCGATGCCTGGCCGCCTACATTTACGCTGCCGCGGGCGAGGGCGAATCGACGACCGACCTGGCCTGGGACGGACAGACGATGATCTTCGAAAACGGTGTGCTGCTGGCCGAATCCGAGCGCTTCCCCAAGGGGGAGCGTCGGTCGGTGGCAGACGTCGACACCGGGCTGCTGCGCTCGGAGCGGCTGCGCATGGGCACTTTCGACGACAACCGGCGCCATCACCGGCCGTTGTCGGACTCGTTCCGGCTCATCGAGTTTCAGCTGGACCCGCCAGCGGGCGACATCGGGCTGAGGCGAACGATCGAGCGTTTCCCATTCGTTCCCGCCGATCCGCAACGGCTGCAACAGGATTGCTACGAGGCCTACAACATCCAGGTCTCGGGCCTCGAACAGCGGCTGCGTGCCCTGAACTATCCCAAGGTCGTCATCGGGATTTCCGGTGGGCTGGATTCGACGCACGCGCTGATCGTCGCGGCGCGGGCGATGGACCGCGAAAACCGGCCGCGCGGCGATATTCTGGCGTTCACCCTGCCGGGGTTTGCGACGGGTGAGCGCACCAAACGCAACGCGATCGAGCTGTGCCGCGCGCTCGGCGTGACTTTCGCCGAGATCGACATCCGCGATACCGCGGCGCTGATGCTCAAGGAAATGGATCATCCGTTCTCCCGGGGCGAGAACGTCTACGACGTCACATTCGAAAACGTCCAGGCCGGATTGCGCACCGACTACCTGTTCCGGCTGGCCAATCAGCGCGGCGGGATCGTGCTGGGCACCGGAGATCTCTCCGAGCTGGGCCTGGGCTGGTCGACCTATGGCGTCGGCGACCAGATGTCGCACTACAACGTCAACGCCGGCGTGCCCAAAACACTGATCCAGCATCTGATCCGCTGGGTCATCTCGTCGGGGGAGTTCGAGTCCGAAGTCGACGCGGTGCTGCAGTCGGTGCTTGACACCGAGATAACTCCCGAACTCATCCCCACTGGCGAGGAAGAAGAACTGCAGAGCAGCGAGGCCAAGATCGGACCCTATGCCCTGCAAGACTTTTCGCTGTTCCACGTGCTGCGCTACGGGTTCCGGCCGTCAAAGATCGCGTTCCTGGCCTGGCACGCCTGGACGGACCCGGAGCGTGGCAACTGGCCGCCCGGATTCCCGGAGGACAAGCGACCGTCCTATCAGCTCAAGGAGATCCGGCACTGGCTGCAGATATTCGTGCAGCGGTTCTACTCATTCAGTCAGTTCAAACGCTCGGCATTGCCCAACGGCCCCAAGGTGTCCCACGGCGGCGCGCTGTCACCGCGCGGAGACTGGCGCGCCCCGTCGGACATGTCCGCGCGCATCTGGCTCGACGAAATCGACCGCGAGGTGCCCGAAGACTAGCTCGCACGGCGAATGCCGCGACCCTGGTCGAATGCCGCGAGCAGTAACGTCACTGCGAAAAATCGTGCGCAAATTCGCAGTGACGCTATGCTCGCGAGCGAGGGCCTAGGTCCTGGCGCGGCGCCAGCCCTGGTATTGCAGCTCCGCGAAGAGCAGCGTGTAGATGCCGGATCCCAGGGTGAGAATCACGCCGGTGGCGGTCAACGGGAAGACATCGGCGAGCACCAGCACGACGGCGGCCACCGTGTAGAGCAGGTTGCCGAACACGACGGCCATGCCGACGCGCCGCACCGACGGCAGTGACGCCAGCCAGAGCACCAACACGCCGTAACTGATCAGGAAGCCGGCCATGCCGTACTCGAACGCCTTGGTGGTGCCGGAGGCCTGGGCCAGGTAGCCGGCCAGCGGGACGCCGGCCAGGCCGACCAGGCCGCTGATGGCGGCGTCGGCGCGCATCGCGAGGCGAAGAAATCCGTCGCGAGTTCCGGTGCGGTCAAGAGTGGTGGCAGACATGAGGTTCCTTTCTGATGCGGTTACCGATGCTGTTGACGTTGCTCGCAAAGCACTGCCAGATCGACGCCAGGCGCTGCCAATTACTGCCAACCGCAGGTCAGCCGGTGTTTGGCGGGCCGCTGGCGCGCCCTATCGAATCAGTCCGACGCCCGGGACGAAGCGGCCGACGCCCGGGACGAGGCGGCCGATGACGGCGACGCCGTTCATCACATGGGCCCGGGCATTGCCACGTCAATGGTGTTGGCGTCCGGCGCGCAGTCACCGGCCCCCGGCACGGTTGTCGACAGCGCGGCCGCGGTACAGGCCCGCTCCAGCGCCGCCAATCGCTCGGCCCGCGCACCCGGACCGGGCGGCCAGCTCGCTGCCAGCACTCCCGCAAACACGTCACCGGCACCGGTGGTGTCCACCGCGTGGACCGTCGGCGCGGGTACCCAGAGCTCGTCGTCGGGGCTGACGTAGCGGGCGCCGCGGGCGCCGAGGGTTGTGACTAAATGATTTGGCCGCCCGGGTAATTCCTCGGTTTCGTTTTCGTTGGCGATTACCACGTCCGCGAGATCCGCCAGTTCGGCGAGCGCGCTTCGCACCTGGTGGCACGGCGACGCGTTGACGATGACGACCGCTCCCGCCGCCTTGGCTTCGCGTGCCGCGGCCACCGCGGTGGCGATCGGAATCTCTAACTGGGTCAACAACACATCGCTGTCGGTGATCACCCGGGTGGCCGCTGCACTCAGGGTGAGTAGTCCGTTGGCGCCCGGCGCCACCACGATGGTGTTCTCGGCGCTGGTGTCGACCACGATGATCGCCGTGCCGCTGGGACCGGGGACGGCCACCGTCGCGTCCAGCCCAACGCCGTTGGCCACCAGATGCGCCCGCAACCCTGCGGCCGCGGCGTCGTCGCCGAGCGCCCCGACGAATTGCACCTGCGCGCC
The Mycobacterium sp. 050128 genome window above contains:
- the proB gene encoding glutamate 5-kinase; translated protein: MSAHREAIRTARSLVVKIGTNALTTPSGVFDGGRLAGLADAIEARMKAGTDVVIVSSGAIAAGIEPLGLSRRPKDLATKQAAASVGQVALVNAWSAAFARYGRTVGQVLLTAHDISMRAQHTNAQRTLDRLRALRAVAIVNENDTVATNEIRFGDNDRLSALVAHLVGAEALVLLSDIDGLYDKDPRKTKGAHFIPEVAASSDLVGVVAGPGSALGTGGMASKMSSALLAADAGVPVLLAAASDAATALTDASSGTVFAARPARMSARRFWVRYAAESTGSLSLDAGAVRAVVQQRRSLLAAGITAVTGRFYGGDVVELHGPDATMVARGVVAYDAAELATMMGRSTSELPDELRRPAVHADDLVAV
- a CDS encoding TetR/AcrR family transcriptional regulator, producing MPSVTRKPQPRREQSRQQRREEMERRLLDATERLMLGGASFTELSVDRLSTEAGISRASFYIYFEDKGHLLRRLAGQVFADLAESANRWWSVAGRHDPADVRAAMTSLVASYRRHQPVLVALNEMSGYDPVVGATYRNLLTAITGRLTRVIDEGQADGSIRPELSAATTASALTWMAERACQQNLPGAPSSYDAELATTLSEIIWATLYLKPLSAP
- a CDS encoding cytochrome P450; translation: MAVLTGRSGRPRAYDAIDLSSREFWSTTAADRERSFAVLRAERPVSWHPPVQDALMPDPDDPGYWAVTRRADIVTVSRDSDAFLSGQGVMFESIPVELLEASQSFLAMDPPRHTKLRKLAHAAFTPRQVRRIEESIQANAKTIVAELRDAGSGADFVDLCAKELPIRTLSDMVGIPESERERMAHATDALVSWADPDFLNGRPALEVIFEQQMYLHQVVGTLAAQRREKPGEDLISSLVHAEVDGDRLTDAEVAAFFVLLSVAGNDTTRQTMSHTMKALTDFPDQRAWLLADYENRIGVAVEEFVRWATPVMTFRRTAATDFELGGQRIAAGEKVVMFYSSGNWDTDAFQHPDQFQLGRSPNSHVGFGGGGLHFCLGAHVARAQLRAFFGELLRQLPDIQASEATYVAGNFVHAVRSLPCTF
- a CDS encoding SIR2 family NAD-dependent protein deacylase: MPRQPESPELVALLAGRRIAVLTGAGISTDSGIPDYRGPDSPPSNPMTIRQFTSDPAFRQRYWARNHVGWRHMDATQPNAGHRALAALELAGVVTGVVTQNVDLLHTKAGSANVINLHGTYAQVICLSCGHTTSRAALADELEALNPGFIERAEAIGGLAVAPDADAVVADTTSFHYLDCPRCTGMLKPDIVYFGESVPKDTVIQAFSLIDESDALLVAGSSLTVFSGYRFVRHAAARGIPVAIVNRGPTRGDELATVKLDGGCSELLVLLADELAPLALH
- a CDS encoding FAD-dependent oxidoreductase yields the protein MSESQSPRVETCDLCIIGAGIAGLNALFAASRYLSRDQKVILLDRRPRPGGMWVDVYSYVRLHQPHPMFTAGNIEWTLNQDRAHLATKREVLDHLRYCVDVIAERVPVDEYFGWEFESQEEANGVVRATCRAADGRMLVVEAKRLIKAFGLAVTPNQPLDISSKRVHSVSPDYCDIRSGDIRESRAPVWIIGGGKTAMDTAHALITAYPGREVNLVAGRGTFFSSRDRLLPSGSRRWWTGAVPSTVAAQLSRRFDGTNESEVQDWYRATYGTFLTPQSDNFVLGVLSEAENDTISAGLNDVVMDYLEDVVDCNGTTELLLRSGSTKTIEPGSWVVNCTGYLKVTDGHPYEPYVSPSGAVVSINVRSAVLHLPAFMGYFLGHLLFLDKLREIPLYELDWQGLRDKAPMAFPYVLFALVQHNLSLIYDNVPRAVFSENCLDFDKWYPLPRRLPGLARFVLTHRRERERQRRVLNTVRERFDIRCGPISEQRISRAKMYR
- a CDS encoding CHAP domain-containing protein, whose translation is MAPPPANGDPAASVGRTIDHNPFSGDYEGYCTWGAQEQIHAHTGYYIRALTGNAEDWANQAQAAGWTVVDEAQPHSIVVFSSALVGGVGHVAWVDAVNGNHITITETNMGAGATAANGFRTTGFHQFDTRSVAQGPGMSYILIP